The Lycium barbarum isolate Lr01 chromosome 4, ASM1917538v2, whole genome shotgun sequence nucleotide sequence aaatgaaggaaatgaaaggatagttgagacactgcggacacgTGGGGACCTAAAAAATAAAcgcacaagaggtagaattaatgttaaactcctaaaatgtacacatgttagttcctacttagagtacaatttcatgtGCTTTCTATAATAGAGTAATAAAATGAAATGTAGAAGTAAAAAAATATGATAACATACAAGGGGCAAACCAAATAGTAGTATTTGTTAAATGAAGTGGACCcacaacttgaaaaaaaaaaaggaaagaaaccaaGTACAATTGAAATAAGTCCAAATTTTGTGGACAACTCAGACACCTTTTGGTACAATTTGTTGTTGCTGTGTTCGTCCCTCTTGaacacttatatatattaaaaaatattcCCTATGTCTCAAATTACCTGTCGTGGttattaaaaatagttgtctTAAATTATTATCGTTTTAGAAGTTTAAGGTACAATTAATTACTTCTTTTCCATTGTACATTTAGTAGAATTTTATCATAAATGAAGATGACATATAACTATAATAAACATTTaatggagaagaattataacttAAATATAAATAAGGTAAAAGTAATCAAATGCTCTCctaattaataatttttaatggtgtataaaataaataaaaaatgacaGATactttgagacggagggagtagaaaATACAAGTTAAACCCAAATTGATAATTGATAAATacttattactactatatataaggtagaatattcattttttatagtcctcacatgattttttcctctttttacccttaattaAGGTTTTAATGACTTTGTAAGTCCTTATATATTTTGGTAAATTTTAGAATTTTATGAGCTTTTTTCATGCCACTAAAAGTGATAATGTCATGAAAAAGGTGATAGTGGACCCCACAAAGGACACTTATACATATTTGAGTCTTTCTTTTATGTGAAAATATTAGTCTATTATACTTGTTTCAAATTATATTTTTCCTTAAGAATTTTATATATGcttaattattgaattaaaatatATGTTAATTTGGATTATCAGATACTCTAATTTCAAAAAATCAATccaaagaaataaatgaaattaattGACATATGAAAAGCTCAATTTGGATTATCGGATACTATAATCTCAACAAATTTCAGTAAAACAGAAATTAGAATATCCTTCATTTATTtgattttttgttttaaaaaagtcTAATATATAAACTAATAAAAACATTTTCGTTCAGATACCTTTTTGTACTTTAATATCTTAGAGTTCTTCGAAAATGTCAAACtgatattataaaaataaagaagtaagaGTAAAAAGAAGTTTAAAATAAATCTACAAATTTAGTTTAATGTCGGTTTGGATTCGAATTTAGCACGGGCCAAATGACACccgtaaagaaagaaaaaaaagacttGAGCTACTAGTGGTTGTGTCGTTTCCACTTACACAGTTACTAAAACGACGTCGTTTAAAAAAGCTCAGTATCGTTGCAACTTAGAACCCTAACGCTAACAGAAAGGAATTCCAAAAATGGCTGTTTCCAAAGCTGGAATGGCTTCATCTTTCCTTGTTCGCAATGTCATTCACCGGTCTTTCTCTACCAGTAAGTATACATTCATTTCAATCTCTTTCATCAATACAAAATCTCTACAATTTAACCCATTTTTTGTTGCTTTTCTTAACAATTAATTACAGGTCCATTTGAAGCAATGGCAGCCAAAATGAAACCTTCAAAGGAACTTGAATCAATGATGGAACAGTTCTCACTAGACATTAGTTCCCAAATTGGAAGTTGTATGCCATTAGGTATGGAACCTTAATTCACAACATAGAGCTCTTCCAGTTTTTTTAAGTTTGAAAAAAGTGTTTTGATCAGTTTTTTCAAGTACTTGCGagatttcattatttttttttgttcaaattaaAATGTATATTGAAATCAACTTCATTAGGTATGATGCGAATTGGAACCTTAATTCACAACATTGAGATGCGACCTGGACAAGGTGGTAAATTGGTTCGATCAGCTGGTACATCTGCTAAAATTCTCACGGAACCAAAAGCTTCAACTAAGTACTGTGAAGTGAAGTTACCTTCAGGTGTGAAGAATTACGCTTTATGtctattttttgaaaatatttacgccacgtaGCCCGTATTTTGAGTTTggcccatatttgtgtataaacaccttttatatatcacgtttggccataaattttgaagttgaaacttgaaacttgaaaatttgagtttttgaagTTGTGATTTTTTAACTTGAAGCTGTGTTTGGACAATCATTTTACTTGgaaaaaatttgaagttttgtgagtgggAGTGAAATTTCTCCCAAAAACTGGCTGAACTTAGAGAATATTTTCAAGATGAATTTTCAAAATCTGATTGTCGAAACTGATATTTGAAGATAAACTTTCAAAATTTGACCCAAATCTATGCCCAAACACTAGCTTTATAcgaggttgatacattatgtatagtGCTTTCCCCTcaggtataatgttgtataatattgtatattgggctatGTGGTGTTGgactgtatatttttgaaaattttccctttattttttatttttttccatcGTTCGCAATTAAGTGCAATTTTCATCATTGCTCTCAGGTGTGAAGAAATTGATTGATGTTAAATGTAGGGCAACGATAGGGCAAGTTTCGAACCCAGAACACGGGACGAAGAAGTTGAGAAAGGCGGGGCAATCGAGGTGGCTTGGAAGGAGACCGACGGTTCGTGGTGTGGCGATGAACCCGGTTGATCATCCACATGGTGGTGGTGAAGGGAGGAGTAAGAGTAGTGGAAGTCATGGAAGGGTTTCGATGACTCCTTGGGGAAAACCTACCAAGGGTGGGTATAAAACTGGGCCGCTTAAGAGGAAAAAGTAGTTCTTTTTGTTGGGGTAATTTGATGGATATTTGTTTGCGTTGTTATGTTTTTGGATGAAGTTTATGGAGAGATAATAACTATTAGCAAATCAAGTTTGAATCTTGTTTAGGATTGTGGAGGTTTTTTCTGCTTTTTGGTTTGATAGAAATTGGTACTTCAAGTTTATTTCAAACTAACGGTTGCTCGAAGGATTTCTTTGGGGGTTGCCAGTGTAACTTTGCTGTGCCAGACTCTTTCTTTCTCATTAACTATACTGAAAGTTGGGCTTGTTTTGGCTGGTCAATTTAGGATTTCATGTGCGGCTGCTCCAGAGTAGAGATTTAGCACTCTGCAAAGTAATGAATAAACTAGTTGTATCAAGGTTTTCTTCTGCTGGTTCGAAATATTATTCAGAATCAAACTTATTATAGTAAATGCATATGTAGTTCTACAATTTCTTCTCTATTTATAAGTACTTATATAGCTTTATATAATCAAGAGCTAGAATGCTCATGACCTAGCCCCATTGCTAGTATTATGTCCTACTTTTTGTTATCACCAGGTTCTCAACTATGGTTAATCCTTTTTTCAAACTATTTCAACACTTTGTATGACCTATAAAGGCATAAAGCTATAAATAAGACTACCTTATATGGGAGTCCTTTTGGCCCACTTCCGGGATAATTGCTGAAGATCAAGGGAGTGTGTTATGCGTCAGATAGGTATGAGTTACAAATTAGAATTCCTGATGTTGTAATTCTGAGAGCTTCCTTAGATATGGCATTGAGTGGAAGTTTAACGAAGGCAACTGTGATTATCTACAGGTCCTCTTATGCTTCTAAAGTTTGTTTTGTAGTTTCTTGTTTGAGAGGAAATTAGTTCTCTGCATTGTGGAAATAAAGGTACGGTGATCTTTTTCCCTCTTATAGCCCATTGTGTTTGTATGCATCCACACAGGAATATATATGTATTTCTGTTGCTTTTGCCTGTCCATTGTCTCTGATGACGaaattttcatttccaatataatttcaAGTTTGTCTAGTTGATGAGTAGGACCTGAGGTAAATTTCTTAGACTTTCACCATGCCGGAGAACGGCCAAGGCAATTAAACATCACTGATCAAACTGTCGCTCCTAATGAATGCATTTATAAAGTTGGTTTCACATTGAGTGTGCATTCTCCTGTTGTATAGGCAAGCATATAGCCATTGACAGTGCAGCATCCACGATGCAATATTTTTTCTAGTTCTcatgaagaatttgttgttatTTCCTTATCCTTTGTTGCCTGCTAATTTTATTAAAATGTCTACATTTATTTCGTATCGTTAGTATCGTCTTCAAGCCTGCTCACCTCGAGCGAGGTGCAGGAgtattctctcttttttttttttggggcagAAAAGATTACTTACTATATAGTATATATCAAAGTACAGGGAGTTGGTGCTGTGTGGCACCTATAGTTAGTGTGTCGCCTACTTGACAACACGTAAGTGATTGTTACAAAAGGATGGCTCTTGCATAGCCAATGGGGAAGATTTCCTAACACTCGTGATGGTGTGGTTGTTACAGAAAGTGTTAGCCTGGGTGTGAAGATGTTCCCTACTACTATGTCTTAGTGTATGGTAGTCGTCTGTCTTCTTCAAGGAGCTTCAGCACAAAAGGAGACGGCTCTGCAAGGAAAGTGATGTTGCTTCCTGCGAGTTCTGAACCAAAACGTGCTAGCCTATCCGCTACCATATTTTGCTCCCTGTACGTGTGAATTACTCGGGGATTACGCAGTTGGCGTATCAGGAACCTGCAATCAGTTATAACATGTGAGTGTACAGGAGAAGAGCTTTGTAGTATGGTTATCATCTCAGAAGCATCAAAATTTATTTCAAGATGTAGAAAATTGTGGTGTATTGCTATCTGTAATCCACGTAATAGTGCCATGAGTTCCCTTGTTATGGGACTGGATGCTGTTGTAGTGCCTGCATAGTCCATGATCCATTCACCTGTGGAGTTTCTAAAGATTCCTCCTATCCCTGCCAAGCCTTGATTCCCCAGCTCAGCTGCATCAGTGTTAAAGTTTGAGCTTACCATGTGGTGGAGGTTCCCATTTAACATACATTGGACTTTTTGTTCGTTGGCTCTTCAGTCTATAGATAGTAGACAGATAAAAATGCTCAGAGCTTAGATTATTAAAAGTTTGCATATTAGGCAACAGATGTTTATGTTCCAGGCTATTTTTATTTCTAGTGTTGCAGAGGTGCCAAGAGTGTAAGGTATGAATATGGGTAAAGGAAATGTTTTTGGTCGCAATGTTGGTGCGAACTAGCCTTTTTATCCAAATGGAAAGGTGTTGGTTCTTTAGTGCTACACTCTGGATGGTTGGGAGTACTCGTAAAGTATTCCAACAGAAATGTGCATTAGGGCACTCAATGAAAATGTGGTATATGGTTTCAGGGTGATGATGACATATTGGACATATAGGTGAAGTAAGAATGCCTACAGGCTACAGTGGAGGGAGGCCGTCGGTAGTTTGTTAACTAGAGAGCCTAAGGAAAATTTTCAGCTTGGGTGAGAGTTTGAGGTGCCAAATCCAACCATGGAGGTTCTGGATGTCATTGTTTTTGGTTCAGGGCTTTGTAGCAAAGAATTCACCGCGAAAGAGCTGGTTGGTGTTAGACCccaaatgattttatcatgccCTATGGTGTGTTTAGGACGGTATTGATTAATGAAGGGGTCCAATATTCTTGTTTACTCTATTATCTTTCTTTTTCTAAAATCTGCGTGGATTAAAACTTACTCATGATACACTGCAGTGCAGTCAGTTCAAACAAACTAAGCAAACAGTTATAACATAGAATTCCATAATGATTTTAGTAGATGGATCATTTCATCAAATGAAAATGATAAGGTGTTATGGAGGTTATACCACGCAGGGCAAACagaactaagagcctgtttggatgggcttatgcctataagctgtttgcagcttataagctaaaaaaataagttggggtagtctaacttattttttttggcttataagctgttttcagcttataagctgctttagataagctaagtcaaatggacccaattatttttttgagcttattttaagcacaaaatgactttaagctggccagccaaacactcaaaaaagctgaaaacagcttataagcaacttataagcaacttataagccaatccaaacgggctctaagagaTCTTAGACTCTAGTtggcactttgagaattttgtttGCAGAAAAAGAAGGCAAATGTCATTGATTCCAATCTTCTCATTCTCGAAAAGCATTTAAATTCACTTGGATATTGTGAGCTCAAGTTATGGGTTACTGAGATTTCTAGTTTCCAAAAAATAGTAAAAAGAAATATTGATATTGTAACCACCTTAATGCAAAATTCACCTCATAAAAATATTAAAGCTGACGAACAAAGAAATTTGATTTTATTGGAGTGCTTTTTGATTCTGTGTTATTTATTGTGTTTCATGACGAAACAGCATGGAGGATGTGACGAAGTCTACTGTTATCTCGACAATATCGGTCAAGCTAGTATTTATTATGGTGAATCTCCTCAATAAGTAATCAAGCATTATGCTCAGAACGTTCAGTTCTCTAGCGGATACAGTTCTTTTGATCGTTTCATCAAAGTAATGTTCTGTGATTTTTTCAGCTTCAATTTGTTTTTGACAAACTACTTCATCACAAGATAAGAAATCATCTCTTTTCAAGTCATAAAAAATGATTTCCGTTCTCTTCCCCTTTGGTAAAATTATAAACATTACTAAACCATGCAAAGGTTCTTTTTGTCCATAATATTGTCACTTTTCTTCAAAAAATTCAAAATAGAATAAAAAAATTTCTTAAAAAATTTGAATATGAGCCAAGTTTGAAAAGTTGTTGACAAGCTTTTCAATTAAAGTTTTTTCGctcataaaatttaaaatttcttTACAAGTCAAGTGCATGTCCGACTGCAATCTATTTTCAAATATTCTTTAAAATTCTTAACATGT carries:
- the LOC132635460 gene encoding large ribosomal subunit protein uL2m, translating into MAVSKAGMASSFLVRNVIHRSFSTSPFEAMAAKMKPSKELESMMEQFSLDISSQIGSCMPLGMMRIGTLIHNIEMRPGQGGKLVRSAGTSAKILTEPKASTKYCEVKLPSGVKKLIDVKCRATIGQVSNPEHGTKKLRKAGQSRWLGRRPTVRGVAMNPVDHPHGGGEGRSKSSGSHGRVSMTPWGKPTKGGYKTGPLKRKK